ATAATCAAAGAACTTTAGTTCGATCAGGCGCCGCCATAAAAGTTCGTAGGTCCTCTTGCCCATGGAGCGGATGAACCACTCCTTGGCGTTCAGCTTCTCCAGATCCGCGAAGCTTCGGCGCTTAGTTTGCCAGAAAGCCGTTGCCCCGTAACGAAGCTTTGACAGGAGATCGAGTTTCGGGAATTTCAGGAGCGACACCGGGTCGCCCCAATCATAATGTCGATCGTCGATAAAATAGCCCATAGAGGTTGATCGCCAGATCATCTTGTCAGCGATACCGATCTCGTCCATCAGCGAGAAGAGCGGCAGGTCCGCCTTGCATACGAAATGGTAGAAACGTTCGATCGAAACGCCTGCGAAATCAAAATGGGCGGCCATTCCGCCGGGAACGCTGTCGCCCTCGTAAAGGGTGACGGTATGCCCTGCCTTCAGCGCGTGATATGCCGCCGCCAAACCCATGGCGCCAGCTCCGACTATACCGACATTCGTCATTCTAGAACTCCAGCACCACTTTTGAGTAGACAGGATGTTGGTGTGTCTCTTCCAGAGCTTTGGAAAGTGGCGTAGCCTCGACACCGAAAAGTCCCGGCCAATCGATGATCTCGAACTCGTCCGGAGTCACGAGGGCCTCCAGTTGCCGTGTTGTGAAAGGTGGGTTCTTGTCCGCCAAGGCATACACTCGAAGTAGGACGTCGAAAGCAGCGTACGGTATACGTATGATCGGGGTGCGGGAACGGATAGCCGTCCGCAGCTTCTTTATAAGATCAATATATGTAAGCTTTTCGCGGCCGGATATATTGTGGATTTCGCCAGGACGTGGACGATCGATTGCAGAGATGATGACGTTGCAGAAATCTCCTGCATAGAGGGGTTGGCGGATATATTGCCCGCTGCCGGGGATCGGAAAGACAGGCACCTTTTGCATAAAGCGCGCTAGCCAGCCTAGATGCTTGCGGTCGAACCAGCCAAACATAAGAGTGGGCCGTAACACGCAAACCGGAAGACCGCTTTCCAGGACGATTTTTTCCTGTTCCTTTTTCGTCTCAGTATAGTAATCGTGAGCCATCGAGTTCACGACCGAAGAGGATATATGGACGATATATTTAACGCCGCCCAACTTTGCCGCTTCAAGAACGTTTTTAGTTGCGGTAACATTATTGGTTAAGAATGGCTTTTCGTTCAACGCGCCGATTTGCGCATGGTTCAGGACGAGGGTACCCCCGGAATTGAAGGCATCCTGCCACCCCCCCGGGGTTGCAAGGTCGGCTTCAATAACATCGATTTCTGGATGTAGCCGGCGCAATGTCCCCACGTTGGCGGTATGCTTGTCGATTGCAGTGATCTCGACACCAGGCCTTCCTTTCAGCCGGGTTATCAGGTTCTGGCCTACAAGGCCCGCTGCGCCAGTAATAATGATGCGGCTAGAACTCGTCATGCTGCAATCCCGCTATAGCTTGGTTCGATGAAAGATAAGCGATGGAACCGCCTTGATTACAGCCATGATCGGCCACCAGAACCATGGTAGATAAACGATCGTGCGCGACGGTTTGTCCGCGATCACTACCAGTTTTGCCGCTATTTTTTCTGGTTGCGCCCACAGCATACCTTTCGGATGGATGTGCGCGGTCATCGGCGTATCCACGAAGCCCAGTTTTACCGCAACTGCATGGGCTCCCGAACGTGCAAGACGATGCGATATACCCTGGATAAGGGTGGACAAGCCGGCTTTTGCTGCACCGTAGACGTAATTCGATTGGCGTCCCCGATCGCCAGCGACGGATGAAATTGCGATCAGAACGCCGCTGGCCTGCGCCTCTAGAACATTTGCGATGGCCAAGCTCCAGGCGCTCGCACTATTAAAATTGACGTTCAGGTTCTGAAGGGCGAAATTGATGTCGCGCTCGCTCCGGGTTTGATCGCCCAGAACGCCGTAGAAGATGTATGCTACATCCACCCGTCTGCCTTCGGGAAGAACCGTTCGCAACGTCGTCTCGATATCGCTCTGCGCGGCAAGGTCCAAGCTGACAGCAAGACACCCTTGGGCGCCCCTGACAAGCATATCTTGCTTTAGGCTCTCAAGCCGGTCCCCGTCTCTGGCGACCAGGACGAGCATGTCGCCGCGAGTAGCGTGAAGCCTGGCGGTGGCCTCCGCGATGGCCGACAGCGCGCCCAACACCAGCACCAATTTTCCTGTCATGCGCGCGATACCCTTGTCCAGAAATTGGAATCTGCTCCAGGATCTACAAACCGGGCAAACTCTCGCCAGCGGCTGTAGCCCGATTGAAAGACCCGTGCCGGCATGCGCCCGTCCTTTGCGGGGTATAGTCGCCCGCCTGACGCAAGAACGATCTCATCCAGCTGCGCCATCAGATGGAGCGTTGCCGGGCCGTGATTTGCGAAATCCAGAGCGAGGGTCACGCCCTCCATCGGAAATGACAGCAACCCGCCTGAACTCCGCTGACCAAGGCTCTTGAGCACGGCGAGAAATGATCCTGCGCCGA
This genomic window from Aureimonas sp. OT7 contains:
- a CDS encoding NAD(P)-dependent oxidoreductase, whose protein sequence is MTSSSRIIITGAAGLVGQNLITRLKGRPGVEITAIDKHTANVGTLRRLHPEIDVIEADLATPGGWQDAFNSGGTLVLNHAQIGALNEKPFLTNNVTATKNVLEAAKLGGVKYIVHISSSVVNSMAHDYYTETKKEQEKIVLESGLPVCVLRPTLMFGWFDRKHLGWLARFMQKVPVFPIPGSGQYIRQPLYAGDFCNVIISAIDRPRPGEIHNISGREKLTYIDLIKKLRTAIRSRTPIIRIPYAAFDVLLRVYALADKNPPFTTRQLEALVTPDEFEIIDWPGLFGVEATPLSKALEETHQHPVYSKVVLEF
- a CDS encoding SDR family NAD(P)-dependent oxidoreductase, with protein sequence MTGKLVLVLGALSAIAEATARLHATRGDMLVLVARDGDRLESLKQDMLVRGAQGCLAVSLDLAAQSDIETTLRTVLPEGRRVDVAYIFYGVLGDQTRSERDINFALQNLNVNFNSASAWSLAIANVLEAQASGVLIAISSVAGDRGRQSNYVYGAAKAGLSTLIQGISHRLARSGAHAVAVKLGFVDTPMTAHIHPKGMLWAQPEKIAAKLVVIADKPSRTIVYLPWFWWPIMAVIKAVPSLIFHRTKL